The following proteins are co-located in the Mus pahari chromosome 14, PAHARI_EIJ_v1.1, whole genome shotgun sequence genome:
- the Arhgap27 gene encoding rho GTPase-activating protein 27 isoform X3, giving the protein MVDVISKLVRRQSRALRAQVDDPPEPVYANVERQPRATSPRSAAAPPRLSPVWETHTDAGTGRPYYYNPDTGVTTWESPFETPEGATSPATSRASVGSGESLETEWGQYWDEESRRVFFYNPLTGETAWEDETEELEEDHQEQLEMQPSLSPRSPGQQRPPTPETDYPELLASYPEEDYSPVGSFSDPAPASPLVAPPGWSCQITPDKQMLYTNQFTQEQWVRLEDQHGKPYFYNPEDSSVQWELPQVPIPAPRSVRKSSQDSDTPAQASPPEEKVKTLDKAGVLHRTKTVDKGKRLRKKHWSTSWTVLEGGVLTFFKDSKTSAAGGLRHPSKLSTPEYTVELKGASLSWAPKDKSSKKNVLELRSRDGSEYLIQHDSEAIISTWHKAIAEGIAELSADLLQGEECEHSSADFGSSERLGSWREEDVRQNAASPSLSPGGLESDLSRVRHKLRKFLQRRPTLQSLRDKGYIKDQVFGCALAQLCERERSPVPRFVQQCIRTVEARGLDIDGLYRISGNLATIQKLRYKVDHDERLDLDDGRWEDVHVITGALKLFFRELPEPLFPFSHFHQFIAAIKLQDPAQRSRCVRDLVRSLPAPNQDTLRLLIQHLCRVIEHGEQNRMSVQNVAIVFGPTLLRPEMEEASMPMTMVFQNQVVELILHQCADIFPPH; this is encoded by the exons GTGGACGACCCCCCGGAACCAGTGTATGCCAATGTAGAGAGGCAACCTCGGGCCACGTCGCCTCGCTCTGCTGCAGCTCCTCCTCGACTCAGCCCAGTGTGGGAGACGCACACAGACGCGGGCACTGGGCGCCCCTACTACTACAACCCCGACACGGGTGTGACCACCTGGGAGTCACCCTTTGAAACACCTGAAGGTGCCACCAGCCCGGCCACCTCCCGGGCCTCTGTGGGCAGCGGGGAGAGCCTGGAGACAGAGTGGGGCCAGTACTGGGATGAGGAGAGCCGCAGGGTCTTCTTCTACAACCCCTTGACCGGTGAGACGGCCTGGGAGGACGAGACcgaggagctggaggaagatcACCAGGAACAACTGGAAATGCAACCCAGCCTGAGCCCGCGAAGCCCCGGGCAGCAGAGG CCCCCAACTCCTGAAACAGACTACCCCGAATTACTGGCCAGTTACCCTGAAGAGGACTATTCTCCTGTGGGCTCCTTCAGTGATCCGGCCCCCGCTTCTCCTTTGGTTGCGCCCCCTGGCTGGTCCTGTCAAATTACCCCAGACAAGCAGATGCTCTACACAAACCAGTTCACTCAAGAGCAG TGGGTAAGGTTGGAGGACCAGCACGGGAAGCCATATTTCTACAACCCAGAGGACTCCTCTGTTCAATGGGAGCTGCCCCAG GTCCCGATCCCTGCCCCTCGAAGTGTCCGAAAATCCAGCCAGGATAGCGACActccagcccaggctagccctccAGAGGAGAAG GTCAAGACTCTGGACAAGGCAGGAGTCCTCCATCGTACCAAGACAGTAGACAAGGGGAAGAGACTTCG GAAGAAACACTGGAGCACCTCCTGGACTGTGCTGGAGGGCGGTGTCCTGACCTTCTTCAAGGATTCAAAGACCTCAGCTGCAGGCGGCCTG aGGCATCCTTCAAAGCTTTCCACCCCTGAATACACGGTCGAACTGAAGGGAGCTTCTCTTTCTTGGGCCCCCAAAGACAAATCCAGCAAGAAGAATGTGTTAGAG CTGCGAAGCCGAGATGGCTCGGAGTACCTGATCCAGCACGACTCAGAAGCCATCATCAGCACCTGGCACAAAGCCATTGCCGAAGGCATTGCAGAGCTG TCTGCAGACCTGCTCCAAGGGGAGGAATGTGAGCACAGCAGTGCTGATTTCGGGTCCAGTGAGCGCCTCGGAAGCTGGCGGGAGGAGGATGTACGGCAGAACGCAG CCTCACCCTCGCTCAGCCCCGGAGGCCTGGAAAGCGACTTGAGCAGGGTCCGGCACAAGCTCCGTAAATTCCTACAGAGACGACCCACTCTGCAGTCTTTGCGGGACAAGGGCTACATCAAAG ACCAGGTGTTTGGATGCGCGCTGGCTCAACTGTGTGAGCGCGAGAGGAGTCCTGTGCCACGCTTCGTGCAGCAATGCATCCGCACCGTCGAGGCCCGGG GGCTGGATATTGATGGACTGTACCGCATCAGTGGGAACCTGGCCACCATCCAGAAGCTGCGCTATAAGGTGGATCACG ATGAACGCTTGGACCTGGACGATGGGCGCTGGGAAGACGTCCACGTGATCACGGGTGCCCTGAAGCTCTTCTTCCGAGAGCTGCCGGaacccctcttccccttctcgcACTTCCACCAGTTCATAGCAGCCATTA AGCTGCAGGACCCAGCCCAGCGCAGCCGCTGCGTGCGTGACCTGGTGCGCTCGCTGCCAGCTCCCAACCAGGACACGCTCCGACTACTCATCCAGCATCTGTGCCG GGTGATTGAGCACGGCGAGCAGAACCGTATGTCTGTGCAGAATGTGGCCATAGTGTTCGGGCCCACGCTGCTGCGGCCTGAGATGGAGGAGGCCAGCATGCCCATGACCATGGTGTTCCAGAACCAGGTGGTGGAGCTCATCCTACATCAGTGCGCAGACATCTTCCCACCGCACTGA